A window from Candidatus Nitrospira neomarina encodes these proteins:
- a CDS encoding tetratricopeptide repeat protein, producing MKVCVGVYFVMMAAGGCASDKPAPLTALAPPSNVDTQVLQVMTEGKRLFDEGRWEAARQQFQVAVQQQADLAEAHYNLALCMDKMGDQAGAKKHFIEAANLAPGHKVIWNSPPLRRYGNVPDAPAQATSAPVMPGFGGGATPGGGGRGF from the coding sequence ATGAAGGTATGCGTTGGGGTCTATTTCGTCATGATGGCGGCAGGAGGGTGCGCATCGGACAAACCCGCGCCGTTGACAGCCTTGGCCCCTCCTTCAAATGTGGATACCCAGGTGCTGCAGGTGATGACCGAAGGCAAGCGCTTATTTGACGAAGGCCGGTGGGAAGCGGCACGTCAACAATTTCAGGTTGCCGTCCAACAACAAGCCGATCTGGCGGAAGCCCACTATAATCTCGCGTTGTGCATGGACAAAATGGGCGATCAAGCCGGCGCAAAGAAACATTTCATTGAGGCTGCCAACCTTGCTCCCGGTCATAAGGTCATTTGGAATTCCCCGCCGCTTCGACGGTATGGCAATGTTCCCGATGCCCCTGCGCAAGCTACCTCGGCTCCGGTCATGCCGGGATTCGGTGGGGGAGCGACTCCGGGCGGCGGGGGTAGGGGGTTTTAA
- the lgt gene encoding prolipoprotein diacylglyceryl transferase: MALDPVSILADLARLPYPDIDPVFFRIGPLALRWYGLMYLLGLAGAYWLIKSRAATRNVSLPPQQLSDLIVYAAFGVFLGGRLGYVLFYNLPFYLDHPLKIFAVWEGGMSFHGGLIGTCIAIWIFCKTRGFPVWPIADLAAGAAPIGLGFGRMGNFINGELFGRPTDVEWCMVFPHGGPECRHPSQLYEAGLEGVALFVLLWVINRRSTPPGTMFWTFICGYGVARFIVEFFREPDSHLGFIFQWITMGQLLCIPMVAVGVFMIVRGYKQA, translated from the coding sequence ATGGCCCTCGATCCTGTCTCCATTTTGGCGGATCTTGCGCGGCTCCCCTATCCGGACATTGATCCGGTCTTCTTTCGTATCGGGCCCCTGGCACTTCGATGGTATGGTCTTATGTACCTCCTGGGTTTGGCAGGAGCCTATTGGCTGATCAAGTCCAGGGCCGCCACAAGGAATGTCTCTCTCCCACCACAACAATTATCCGATCTTATTGTTTATGCCGCCTTTGGCGTCTTTCTCGGGGGGCGCTTGGGATATGTGTTGTTTTATAACCTTCCCTTTTATCTGGACCATCCCCTCAAAATTTTTGCGGTATGGGAAGGGGGAATGTCATTTCACGGCGGGCTGATCGGCACATGTATCGCGATCTGGATCTTTTGCAAAACCCGCGGGTTTCCTGTTTGGCCCATCGCCGACTTAGCCGCAGGAGCGGCTCCAATCGGGTTGGGCTTTGGACGGATGGGGAATTTTATCAACGGAGAATTATTCGGGCGGCCGACCGACGTCGAATGGTGCATGGTATTCCCCCATGGTGGCCCGGAGTGCCGACACCCTTCGCAACTCTATGAGGCAGGCCTGGAAGGCGTTGCACTCTTTGTTCTTTTATGGGTCATCAACCGCCGGTCAACTCCACCGGGAACCATGTTTTGGACCTTCATCTGCGGATATGGAGTAGCTCGATTTATTGTAGAATTTTTCCGTGAACCGGATAGTCATTTAGGGTTTATTTTCCAGTGGATTACGATGGGCCAGTTACTCTGTATCCCGATGGTTGCGGTCGGCGTCTTCATGATTGTCCGGGGCTACAAACAAGCATAA
- a CDS encoding UvrD-helicase domain-containing protein, which yields MSNLERLPDADARLMAETTFDRNVVVLAGAGTGKTTLLVNRLVHALLREPHPLRVTDMLALTFTNKAANEMKSRLRDRLHALLAACEAEAGSEDSDGTGLEEIKQRYHVSTAHVRGKIQVALRDLEKSQIATLHSFAAHVLRLYPLEARVDPHFHEDEGMQFLETFQHAWDAWLEQELGRQGSAHAQWQDLLNHMGLHEIRSFAFSLCQDQISIPELDQQVCAEGSSPAFLKWLQSKQHQVRSLLSKYDRAKPRKVEKLLSLAERVFDRVADGEPPMDCHLSDEEKDLVDSTIGKAPGEWDASDFQDARRAIQAAQQLLQVNEVLLGKVLHVLGPFVERVRQDFSAKGWIRFDGLLILVRDLLRDHPMVREQLKGTYAAIMVDEFQDTDPVQYEILLYLGECTNECGRYWRDIRLMPGKLFIVGDPKQSIYAFRRADIEAFDQVVEKVTQDGGIVCTLLTNFRSDGTILEAVNAVFDRLFIPQANVQPPNVPLAVGRMREPGSGSTGMEICVMANPQGEDEWDAEGATRVEAEWLAGWIEEQLLPGSQWIMEKGGRTSLRPGHIAVLLRKFTNAQVYLEALQRHNIPCMADGERHFYRRQEVIDVVNVLRVLDDPTDALALVGILRSSLGGLTDREIMDVMKLGPLDIRQAQRLDTWESARKAVIQGLFQRLAWLHAQANRLPLPELLDHLFQQLPLVELAAASSHGEQAVVNVWKLRDLMSEQAAIPSLSFSAWVERLADSLMTHPSEPEAPLAEETLDAVRVLTIHKAKGLEFPVVLLPGLHQKATGLDRGAQITFDWISGLYGCTLPPVWNAGQVPLWEKQRIREAAEQRRLLYVGMTRARERLILSGGILPKVGGESLLSLIQGIVEGEFGNPELDIVRVGGVSIPHTVVTPAVLKSWNPPQHHSDPEGSGEVMISTPQWDTREMRWQQTNQAEAYVNPSMLHQAKSAQEPEKRGQGSRGTGQRLGILMHRVLQRWNFQSEPGRVQSALVDFCERQLPGRSGLDKSEVVKELETLFDHFLGSPGYRELQRATILGREVPFTMPWPVGQHESSLPRTCVMEGVMDVVYEIDGDVWVGDYKTDRVSSRMVEQRAETYRAQAQAYARAARQCLGPAVKGCKLFFLRLGEVVTVTVGTEETMFQHEQ from the coding sequence ATGAGTAATCTCGAACGTCTTCCCGATGCCGATGCGCGACTGATGGCGGAAACCACGTTTGATCGTAATGTCGTTGTGCTGGCCGGGGCCGGTACGGGTAAAACAACGCTGTTGGTGAATCGATTGGTTCATGCGCTTCTGAGGGAACCACACCCGTTACGCGTGACCGACATGTTGGCTCTGACCTTCACGAATAAAGCGGCTAATGAAATGAAATCGCGGCTCCGCGACCGGTTGCATGCGTTGCTGGCTGCTTGTGAGGCGGAAGCCGGAAGTGAAGATTCCGATGGCACAGGCCTGGAGGAGATCAAACAACGCTATCATGTGTCCACGGCGCATGTGAGAGGGAAAATTCAGGTCGCCTTGCGTGATCTGGAGAAATCGCAAATTGCCACGCTCCATAGTTTTGCCGCTCATGTTCTTCGTCTGTATCCCCTAGAAGCCAGGGTCGATCCTCATTTCCATGAGGATGAAGGGATGCAATTTCTTGAGACATTTCAACATGCGTGGGATGCCTGGTTGGAACAGGAATTAGGTAGGCAAGGTTCGGCGCATGCCCAGTGGCAGGACCTGCTCAATCACATGGGTTTGCATGAAATTCGATCCTTTGCCTTTTCGCTCTGCCAGGATCAGATTTCTATTCCTGAATTAGATCAACAAGTGTGTGCCGAAGGTTCCTCTCCGGCCTTTCTGAAGTGGCTACAGAGTAAACAGCATCAGGTCCGATCATTGCTATCAAAATACGATCGCGCCAAACCTCGAAAAGTTGAGAAGCTCTTATCTCTTGCTGAACGCGTATTTGATCGGGTGGCCGATGGGGAACCACCAATGGACTGTCATTTATCTGACGAGGAGAAAGACCTGGTTGATAGCACCATTGGCAAGGCCCCGGGAGAGTGGGATGCGTCGGATTTTCAAGATGCCAGGCGGGCGATTCAAGCTGCGCAACAGCTGTTGCAGGTCAATGAAGTCCTGTTGGGAAAGGTCCTTCATGTGCTTGGGCCATTTGTCGAACGAGTTCGCCAGGATTTTTCGGCGAAGGGATGGATTCGATTTGATGGGCTCTTGATCCTGGTCAGAGATCTCTTACGGGATCATCCCATGGTCAGAGAACAATTGAAGGGGACCTATGCGGCCATAATGGTTGATGAATTTCAGGATACTGATCCGGTTCAATATGAAATTTTACTTTATCTAGGTGAATGCACAAATGAGTGCGGGAGGTATTGGCGGGATATCCGGCTTATGCCGGGGAAGCTGTTTATTGTGGGTGATCCCAAACAATCGATCTATGCCTTCCGGCGAGCTGATATCGAGGCGTTTGATCAGGTCGTGGAGAAAGTGACGCAGGATGGAGGGATCGTATGTACTCTTCTGACCAATTTTCGTAGTGATGGGACCATTCTTGAAGCCGTCAATGCGGTGTTTGATCGGTTATTCATTCCTCAAGCCAATGTCCAACCCCCCAATGTCCCCCTGGCGGTTGGACGGATGCGAGAGCCGGGCTCCGGCTCGACAGGAATGGAGATCTGTGTCATGGCCAATCCTCAAGGGGAGGACGAATGGGATGCTGAGGGGGCCACACGGGTGGAAGCCGAATGGTTAGCGGGGTGGATTGAGGAACAATTGCTGCCGGGAAGTCAGTGGATCATGGAGAAGGGAGGGAGAACCTCCTTGCGTCCCGGGCATATCGCGGTGTTGTTAAGAAAATTTACCAATGCGCAGGTGTATCTCGAAGCGTTGCAGCGCCACAATATTCCCTGCATGGCCGATGGTGAGCGGCATTTTTACCGGCGTCAGGAAGTGATTGATGTGGTGAATGTGCTTCGCGTCCTGGATGACCCCACCGATGCTCTGGCCCTTGTGGGCATTCTCCGTTCTTCATTAGGCGGGCTGACGGATCGGGAGATTATGGATGTGATGAAGCTTGGCCCGTTGGATATCCGGCAGGCTCAGAGACTTGATACATGGGAGAGTGCCCGAAAGGCAGTCATTCAAGGCCTTTTTCAGCGGCTGGCCTGGCTTCATGCCCAGGCAAATCGACTCCCTCTCCCGGAATTGCTTGATCATTTGTTTCAGCAACTTCCTCTCGTGGAATTGGCCGCCGCCTCGAGCCATGGTGAGCAGGCGGTGGTGAATGTCTGGAAGCTTCGCGACCTTATGAGTGAACAGGCGGCCATCCCTTCTCTATCGTTTTCTGCCTGGGTGGAACGATTGGCCGATTCCCTTATGACCCATCCTTCAGAGCCGGAGGCCCCTTTGGCCGAAGAGACGTTAGACGCCGTCCGTGTCCTAACGATTCATAAGGCCAAGGGGCTCGAATTTCCCGTGGTGCTGTTACCCGGGTTGCATCAGAAGGCTACGGGACTGGATCGCGGGGCACAGATTACATTTGACTGGATTAGCGGCTTATACGGTTGTACGTTGCCACCTGTATGGAATGCAGGCCAGGTGCCTCTGTGGGAAAAGCAACGGATCCGGGAAGCTGCCGAACAGCGACGTCTGCTCTATGTGGGAATGACCAGGGCCAGGGAGCGGTTAATTTTATCAGGGGGCATACTCCCGAAAGTGGGGGGGGAGAGCCTGTTGAGTCTTATTCAGGGGATTGTTGAAGGAGAGTTCGGGAATCCGGAACTGGATATTGTGCGAGTGGGAGGAGTCTCCATTCCTCACACCGTCGTGACGCCCGCGGTGTTAAAATCCTGGAACCCCCCACAGCACCATTCTGATCCTGAAGGTAGCGGTGAGGTGATGATCTCCACGCCACAGTGGGACACACGTGAAATGAGATGGCAACAGACCAATCAGGCGGAGGCGTACGTCAATCCCTCCATGCTGCATCAGGCGAAATCGGCCCAGGAGCCGGAAAAGAGGGGGCAAGGTTCACGTGGGACCGGGCAGCGCCTTGGGATTTTGATGCATCGGGTGCTTCAACGGTGGAATTTTCAGAGTGAACCTGGAAGGGTACAAAGTGCGCTTGTCGATTTTTGCGAACGCCAGTTACCAGGCCGGTCAGGGTTGGACAAGAGTGAGGTAGTCAAAGAACTTGAAACGCTCTTTGATCACTTTCTCGGTTCACCGGGCTATCGGGAATTGCAGAGGGCAACTATTCTTGGTCGGGAGGTTCCATTTACGATGCCATGGCCTGTCGGGCAACATGAGTCTTCCTTGCCACGGACCTGCGTGATGGAAGGGGTGATGGATGTGGTCTATGAAATCGATGGCGACGTATGGGTTGGCGATTATAAAACGGATCGCGTATCCTCTCGCATGGTGGAGCAGCGCGCGGAGACTTACCGGGCACAAGCGCAGGCCTATGCGCGGGCCGCACGCCAATGCTTGGGTCCTGCGGTCAAAGGGTGTAAACTCTTTTTTCTTCGTCTCGGTGAAGTGGTCACGGTGACTGTAGGAACCGAGGAAACGATGTTTCAACACGAACAATAA